From Epinephelus lanceolatus isolate andai-2023 chromosome 5, ASM4190304v1, whole genome shotgun sequence, the proteins below share one genomic window:
- the LOC117262438 gene encoding E3 ubiquitin-protein ligase TRIM21-like, whose protein sequence is MSAASCLLTEDQFLCSICLDMFTDPVSTPCGHNFCKTCITEHWSTNVPYQCPNCKKVFSTRPELQVNTFISEMAAQFRQSAQQKASSSSSEQKISKPGEVPCDVCTGTKLKALKSCLVCLESYCETHLERHLTRSRLKKHQLIDPVENLEGRMCLKHDKLLELFCKTDQMCVCMLCTVLDHKTHDVVPLREEYEGKKAELGKTEAEIQQMIQKRRLKIEEIKHSVELSEEDADREIADGVQVFTALKESVERSQAELMDTIKEKQRKTEKQAEGFIKELEQEISELKKRSTEVEQLSRSEDHLHLLQSFTSLNTAPPTKDWTEVSVRPPSYEGTVRRAVSQLEETLSKQMKKLFEDELQRVQQSAVDVTLDPDTAHPWLILSDDGKQVKHGGVRKNLPNNPERFDYCLNVLAKQSFISGRFYYEVQVKGKTEWDLGVARESINRKGKITAASKNGQWTIWLRNENEYKALAGPSVRLSLKSRPEKVGVFVDYEEGLVSFYDVDAAALIYSFTGCSFTEKLYPLFSPSLNYGGKNSAPLIISPVNQTHSSSLYRDILF, encoded by the coding sequence ATGTCTGCTGCCAGCTGTCTGCTGACTGAAGATCAGTTTCTGtgctccatctgtctggatATGTTCACTGATCCAGTCAGCACACCATGTGGACACAACTTCTGTAAAACCTGCATCACTGAACACTGGAGTACTAATGTCCCCTATCAGTGTCCAAACTGTAAGAAGGTTTTCAGCACCAGACCTGAGCTGCAGGTCAACACTTTCATCTCTGAGATGGCTGCTCAGTTCAGACAGTCAGCTCAACagaaagccagcagcagcagctcagagcaaAAAATTTCCAAACCAGGAGAAGTTCCCTGTGACGTCTGCACTGGAACCAAACTGAAGGCCCTGAAGTCCTGCCTGGTGTGTCTGGAATCCTACTGTGAGACTCACCTGGAGCGTCATCTGACAAGATCACGCCTGAAGAAACATCAGCTGATCGACCCTGTGGAGAACCTGGAAGGCAGGATGTGTCTGAAGCACGATAAACTGCTGGAGCTGTTCTGTAAGACCGACcagatgtgtgtctgcatgctctgCACTGTTTTAGACCACAAGACACATGATGTTGTTCCTCTGAGAGAAGAATATGAAGGAAAGAAGGCCGAGCTGGGGAAGACAGAGGCTGAAATTCAGCAGATGATCCAGAAGAGACGACTGAAGATTGAGGAGATCAAACACTCAGTGGAGCTCAGTGAGGaagatgcagacagagagatagcagatggtgttcaggtcttcaccgCTCTGAAGGAGTCTGTTGAGAGAAGCCAGGCCGAGCTCATGGACACGatcaaagagaagcagagaaagacagagaaacaggctgAAGGCTTCATCAAAGAGCTGGAACAGGAAATCTCTGAGCTGAAGAAGAGAAGCACTGAGGTGGAGCAGCTCTCACGCTCTGAagaccacctccacctcctccaaagCTTCACATCCCTGAACACTGCTCCACCCACCAAGGACTGGACAGAGGTCAGCGTCCGTCCACCTTCATATGAGGGGACTGTGAGGAGAGCTGTGAGTCAGCTGGAGGAGACGCTCAGTAAACAGATGAAGAAGCTGTTTGAGGACGAGCTGCAGAGGGTCCAGCAGTCTGCAGTGGATGTGACACTCGATCCTGATACAGCACATCCCTGGCTCATCCTGTCTGATGATGGAAAACAAGTTAAACATGGTGGTGTAAGGAAGAATCTCCCAAACAATCCAGAGAGATTTGATTATTGTCTTAATGTCTTAGCAAAGCAGAGTTTCATTTCAGGAAGATTTTATTATGAGGTTCAGGTTAAAGGGAAGACTGAGTGGGATTTAGGAGTGGCCAGAGAGTCGATCAACAGGAAGGGAAAGATCACAGCAGCTTCTAAAAATGGTCAATGGACGATATGGTTGAGGAATGAAAATGAGTACAAAGCTCTTGCTGGCCCTTCAGTCCGTCTCTCTCTGAAGTCTCGGCCTGAGAAGGTGGGGGTGTTTGTGGATTATGAGGAGGGTCTGGTCTCCTTTTATGATGTTGATGCTGCAGCTCTTATCTACTCCTTTACTGGCTGCTccttcactgagaaactctACCCACTCTTCAGTCCCAGTCTTAACTATGGTGGTAAAAACTCTGCCCCTCTGATCATCTCtcctgtcaatcaaacacatAGCAGTAGTTTGTATAGAGATATTTTGTTTTAA